A window from Littorina saxatilis isolate snail1 linkage group LG9, US_GU_Lsax_2.0, whole genome shotgun sequence encodes these proteins:
- the LOC138975884 gene encoding uncharacterized protein — protein sequence MTSTGEDVVIGYNVSDSEFVKQLAGTLRDEGYTVWYADPNSDSSSMGSKTQAILACKVFIPVMSHESVEDKQLQEQLSLAYVSNSCIFPIGTTRHRFLAPKLSGGAKLILAKINWCFVLKSEDYNKNISNLIKCMELDMKRLRDNPNPSSSGSTITTHGVSINLTHGLDLGGSDGYEGSTTPDAGPLSQSMEKYTPYWERHFKGRSSVPWLEFRNKFFEDYGHLIDEEYHEKAEERKKMIANLMYKDIFRCSPMIEHSAFEAFCSLRKGSPHRFFHCVQDYLLAYMSLREIISMDSSLRITTIQSLGKFQFPAIVTGLAELLTDSDANIRAVAAIALAKAGKGQSSTVQKLVSLLEDEDRLVRESACLSLGYMQAVDAVDAIVDRWRNDPISTVREAAELALSKMNVPAAQRCIKVTQILSSEMSALKPVE from the exons ATGACAAGCACAGGAGAAGATGTTGTTATTGGGTACAATGTGTCTGACAGCGAGTTTGTGAAACAGCTTGCAG GAACTCTTCGTGATGAAGGTTACACGGTATGGTATGCTGACCCCAACAGTGACTCGTCCAGTATGGGGAGCAAAACACAGGCTATTCTGGCCTGTAAG gtgTTCATCCCTGTGATGAGTCACGAGTCAGTGGAGGATAAGCAGCTGCAAGAACAGCTGTCCCTGGCCTACGTGTCCAACTCGTGTATCTTTCCCATCGGCACAACCAGGCACCGCTTTCTGGCACCCAAGCTCAGTGGAGGAGC CAAGCTGATTCTGGCTAAGATCAACTGGTGCTTCGTCCTCAAGTCAGAGGACTACAACAAGAACATCAGCAACCTCATCAAGTGCATGGAGCTGGACATGAAGCGTCTCCGTGACAACCCCAACCCCAGCAGCTCCGGCAGCACCATCACCACACACGGCGTCAGCATCAACCTCACGCACGGACTTGACCTTGGCGGGTCGGACGGCTATGAGGGCAGCACTACACCAGACGCCGGACCCTTGTCTCAGTCCATGGAGAAATACACACCCTACTGGGAGAGACACTTTAAAGGGAGATCATCTGTCCCGTGGTTGGAATTTCGTAACAAGTTTTTTGAGGACTATGGCCACTTGATCGACGAGGAGTACCATGAGAAAGCTGAGGAGCGGAAAAAGATGATTGCAAACTTGATGTACAAGGACATTTTCCGTTGCTCGCCGATGATAGAACATTCAGCATTTGAGGCTTTCTGTTCTCTCCGCAAAGGGTCACCTCACCGGTTCTTCCATTGTGTTCAGGATTATCTGCTGGCGTACATGTCGCTGCGAGAAATCATCAGCATGGATTCCAGTCTGCGCATCACCACCATTCAGAGTCTGG GCAAGTTCCAGTTTCCAGCCATCGTGACCGGCTTGGCTGAACTTCTCACAGATTCTGACGCCAACATTCGTGCTGTGGCCGCCATTGCTTTAGCTAAAGCAG GTAAAGGTCAGAGCAGCACTGTGCAAAAGCTTGTCAGTCTGCTGGAGGATGAGGATCGTCTGGTGCGAGAGAGTGCCTGTCTCTCCCTTGGCTACATGCAGGCTGTGGATGCTGTGGACGCCATTGTGGACAGATG GCGCAACGACCCCATCTCCACTGTGCGAGAAGCAGCGGAACTTGCCCTCAGCAAGATGAACGTGCCGGCAGCACAGCGCTGCATCAAGGTCACACAGATTCTGTCCAGCGAGATGTCGGCACTCAAACCTGTGGAATAG